CTGGCAACTCCGCCGGTAGGCAATGTTCTGTATGTGGGAGTAGGGCTTGGAAAAGTGAAATTGGTGGATTTGATTAAAAACATCTGGCCGTTTTTGGCAGTTATGTTTGCGATCTTGTTTATGATCACCTATATGCCGGCTCTGATCATGTATGTGCCGACACACTTTGGATGATGGAACTGAAATTTAAAATAAATTATAAAGGAGAAACAGGATATGAAAAAAAGAGTATTGGGAGTTTCAATGGCAGTGATGGTGGCAGCTCAGATGTTGGCGGGCTGTGGAATGGACAGCGCAAAGACGCAGGCTCCGGCTGCTTCTGATGCGGCAGGCACGACCGCGGCGGCACAGGGACCGGCGGCTGGCGAGGCGGGGGTTGACACTTCAAATGCAGAACTGGTGATCAAGCTGTCCAACGGTTCGAATGAGAGCGCGCCTACAGTACAGGCAGCGATCAATGTATTTAAGCCTATGGTGGAGGAAAAAACCAATGGACGGGTAAAGGTCGAGGTATATTACGGCGCACAGATCGGCGATGATACCAAGGCGACGGAGGCATGCCGTGCAGGGGAGCTTGAGATGGTAAACACCTCTACTGCGCCGCTTGTGGGCCTGGTGCCGGAGCTGGCAATATTTGATATCCCGTTTCTGTTTAACGGACCTGCAGAGGCGGATGCGGTCATTGACGGGGAGATCGGACAGCTGCTGACGCAGAAACTGGATGAAAAGGGCCTGGTGAATCTTGCATGGAACGAAAATGGATTCAGGGATCTGACAAACTCAAAGCATACCGTGACAAAGCCGGATGATCTGAAGGGGCTCAAGATCCGAACCATGGAGAATCAGTTTCATATTGAGGCGTGGGAGGATATGGGGGCAAGCCCGACACCGATGAGCTGGTCAGAGGTATTTACCGCTTTGCAGCAGGGGACGATAGACGGCCAGGAAAACCCGATCCCGAATTTTTACTCTGCGCGGATCCAGGAAGTCAATAAGTTTATCACCTGCACCAACCATATCTATTCCCCGCAGCTGATGCTCTATTCTAAAGCGATGTTTGAGGAGCTTGACCCGGAGATCCAGAAGGTGCTGCGCGAAGCTGGTGAGGCATATACCATTGCGGAACGGGAGCTGAACCGCCAGCAGGTAGAGGAGCTTAAGAAAGCGCTGATAGACGAGGGGTGCGAAGTGACGGAGCTGACGGATGAGCAGAAGCAGGTGTTCCGTGACAAGACGGCCTCTGTGTGGGACGGTGTTGAGAAAAAAGTGGGCGCTGAGATCATTGCAACTTTAAAATCAGAGCTGGAAGCGATCAGATAGGGAGGGGCAAGGCACTATGAATGCAAATCTGCTTCAGGAATTTAGAAAAAAGATAAATTCAGGCCAGCCGGTATTTGGTCCTTTCATGAAGACCTGTGACCCTGCATTTGTTGAGGCAGCGGGCTGGGCCGGAATGGATTTTGCGATCCTGGATATGGAGCATGGGCCGGTCAGCATAGAAAGTATGCAAAACAATATCCGGGGCGCGCAGGTGGCGGGAATCCTGCCGGTGGTCAGGGTACCGGCTATCACGGAGGAGGCGATTGGAAAAGCACTTGACATTGGAGCGGCAGCAGTGGAGATCCCGCAGATCACAAATGCATCCCAGGCCCGTGAAGCCGTAAAGATCGCAAAATTTTACCCGGCAGGGGAGAGGGGCGTGTGCAGGTTTGTGCGCGCTGCCAGATATTCTACCATGTCCGGCCAGGATTATTTTACCGATGCCAATGATACGCTCGTTATTGCGCAGTTAGAAGGGACGGAGGCTATCGCAAACATGAAAGAGATCCTTGCGGTGGAAGGGATTGATATTGTGTTCATAGGACCTTATGACCTGTCCCAAAGCCTGGGGATCCCAGGGCAGACCACCCACCCGAGAGTTGTGGAGGCCATGAAGGAGATGATTGCGGCAGCAAAGGAAAACGGTGTGGTAATTGGCACGTTTACCGATTCGGAGGAGACGATGAAGATGTGGATTGACGCGGGTGTCCAGTATATTTCCTATTCTGTGGATGT
This portion of the Clostridium sp. AN503 genome encodes:
- a CDS encoding DctP family TRAP transporter solute-binding subunit — its product is MKKRVLGVSMAVMVAAQMLAGCGMDSAKTQAPAASDAAGTTAAAQGPAAGEAGVDTSNAELVIKLSNGSNESAPTVQAAINVFKPMVEEKTNGRVKVEVYYGAQIGDDTKATEACRAGELEMVNTSTAPLVGLVPELAIFDIPFLFNGPAEADAVIDGEIGQLLTQKLDEKGLVNLAWNENGFRDLTNSKHTVTKPDDLKGLKIRTMENQFHIEAWEDMGASPTPMSWSEVFTALQQGTIDGQENPIPNFYSARIQEVNKFITCTNHIYSPQLMLYSKAMFEELDPEIQKVLREAGEAYTIAERELNRQQVEELKKALIDEGCEVTELTDEQKQVFRDKTASVWDGVEKKVGAEIIATLKSELEAIR
- a CDS encoding aldolase/citrate lyase family protein, with the translated sequence MNANLLQEFRKKINSGQPVFGPFMKTCDPAFVEAAGWAGMDFAILDMEHGPVSIESMQNNIRGAQVAGILPVVRVPAITEEAIGKALDIGAAAVEIPQITNASQAREAVKIAKFYPAGERGVCRFVRAARYSTMSGQDYFTDANDTLVIAQLEGTEAIANMKEILAVEGIDIVFIGPYDLSQSLGIPGQTTHPRVVEAMKEMIAAAKENGVVIGTFTDSEETMKMWIDAGVQYISYSVDVGIFADSCRKLTDVFRGYVNR